The Chiroxiphia lanceolata isolate bChiLan1 chromosome 3, bChiLan1.pri, whole genome shotgun sequence DNA segment CGATCTGGAAGAATTAAATGGTGTTTTAAAAACTCACATCACCTAAATTCACATTTAGATCGtctctaattattttatttcttcattttcgGTATGGTTCATTTTCCACCGAAAGCGCTCCGTCGCTTTCAATTCCGGCTGTTCCCGCTGCTTTCGGCTCTTAAACACGTCCATTGTCAGGTGGGGTAGAGCTGAGGAAGAGTGGAGGCTGAAGTTTGCCTACACGGGACCCACCATCACCACCCCCACCactctcttcccctttcccctccgCGGACCGTACCCTAAAAGCAACGCGACTTCTGCAAGAGTTGAAAAGTCTCTCCCTGTCACCTGTACGGAGCGAGCGACTGTCCGTGCGAGTCCTTCTTCGGAGTTAGCCTGTCCTGGTGCTCAGCTTTTTGTTTAAGGATTAAGATGTTTGAAATGTCGCCTTCAAAGCACAAACCCAAAGATAGGGCTGCCGGCCCACTCGAAAGACAGCGTGCCATGCCCTGGCGGGGCTTAAGTGCTTGTGGCTTTTGTTAGGTcgtgtttgcttgttttgagTGGAGCGCCTTcagtgaaataaacacttgatAGCGAAAAGATCATCTCCAACTGCCGCTAGCAGTGACTACTATCAACTTAGTAAACTTTGTCCataatttctttgcaaatgcTGCTTTCCCCTTCCAAAGAGGACAAAAAGCAAGCGGTGGTCCGGCAGAAAGAACTTTAAGATTTAACGCAGGTATTACTCTGAGGGGTTAACATTTTTTTCGCGTGTTTCTGCACAGTGGTTGAAGAGAGATGGCTTGCGGAATTCGGCACATCAggttgaaagggaaaaaaaagctctgcGGAGTTAAGTTAATGATATATGAGCCCGATGGTGCTGTGTAATGAAAATACAGCCCAAAGGCGTAGCTCCTAAACCAAAAAGAAACCGAAAGTAATAGAGAAAGGTTTGGGATTATTTGAAGTTTGACGAGGGCAGATACGCTCAGGCTGCTGCTCCGCTGGGCGCTGAGCGTGGAATGGTAGGACGTGGAGGTAGGGAGTGTCTCTCCTCAGAAAGAGCCGGTGCCCGGATTGAACCACCGTCTGCATCCCGCAAAAAGGACCTTCAGTGTGCCTTCCCCTGGCTGCCCTGACTTCCAGTTCCTTCTGCTGTCAGACAGCTCGACAGTGTAACAGGGGCACTTTCTcctaaaatgtgaaaaatccCGGTAGAGATGATGCGCGGtgtttggagaagaggagatgcCTATTTTAGAAACAACTCATTTTTACACCGCGCCgcttctttttccctctcctttgctCCCGTTTAAAGGACTTGTTATTGTTTAAAGAGACCCCATTGAACTATTTCCTGCTCATTGTCACCTCTCTCCCCCTCACCCTCTATCCAGGGATTCTCACGGAAAGGTAATAAACTGTTTCCCTCACACCACAGACCGCCACAGCCCCGGAGAATGCAAACTATTACAACACCGGCGGGCGGGAGAGCTTCGGAGcatcccttctctccctcatcCCGGCTCTTGTTTTTGTGTCAAATAACTTTAGAAGAAATTCAGCCCGTGGCAAAGTTTCACCCGTGAGGCTCAGCCTCCACTCTTGCCCGCAGGAACTCGCGGGGGGTTCTCCTTGTTATACGAAACGAAGCCTTTAGCTGTCGATCTGTTTTTTCAGAAGTATGGTTTTATTTAGGTGGGATGGCAGGTAACCATCGATatgatttttagatttttttttttaaaatattttatttaggtAGGGCGACTCGAAACTATCGCTGTCGAGCACCTCGGCTGCGAAGGTGCTGCCCGTGCTGGTGGTGCTATGTGGCAAATTGCGACTTTTCTCACGGGGGGGCTCCTAGGTTCACTTAAAATCGGGGAGCTGGTGGCGGGGAGTGCCCGTGCTGTGCCAGGTTCGTGGTCAGCCGCTTTACAGTGCTGTTTCGGCTCCTTGGCTAAATTTTACTGCAAGGTTTGTCGTTGCCAACTGCATTCTTCACTGAAGCAGAAGTTTCTGTCAAGGGAGCAGGGGCAGCGCGGTAACGGGGGTGGGTGTGGGTGCTGACAGCCTGCGGCTGCTTGTGGAGAAGGACTTCCCGTTTTTCCCCCTAAACATCGATCAGCGGAGGAGGTGTCTCCCGCCGAGGACTGACCGCCTAAAAGCGGACCGGGGGGCTCGCTGCTGCGGGAGGCGGGAGGGTGCCGCTCTCGCCGGTTGTGAGGCTGTTGCCGAGATGGGCCATTTCCTCCGCGGCTGCCGGAGCCCAGGCCCCGGCGGCTTTGATAGAGGTGCAAACATTTGGGGGCAGATTTACATAAAATAGCCGCGTTCAATCCCGCGGGCCGCAATTAAACATCACAGGCCCCCGCGGGCCCCGCTGTGATATGGCCGCGGGCAGCCAATGGCGAGGCCCGGCCCGCCGGATCAAAGGCGCCGCCGGCCAATCAACGGGGCCCCCCCGCGGGCGCGGTGATGTCACCGGGGGGGCGTTTATGGCTGGCTATAACagcggcccggccccgccgccctcgCTGGGGCCGCCCAGGGCCAGGGGAGGTAGCGCCTGGCCCGGCTCCTCTCGGGGCTGTGCCACGGAGCTGCCCCgccgggcgggcgcggggccaGCATGAGCTCGCCCGGCCCGGAGGGCGCGGGCAAGCCCCCGCAATACCGCGTGGACCACCTGCTGAGCGCCGTGGAGAGCGAGCTGCAGGCGGGCAGCGAGAAGGGCGACCCCACGGAGCGGGAGCTGCGCGTCGCACTGGAGGACAGCGACCTGTGGCTGCGCTTCAAGGAGCTCACTAACGAGATGATTGTCACCAAGAACGGCAGgtagggagggagagagagagagagagagagagggaaggggtgccgccggccccgctcccggccgcCCGCGGGGGGGCGAGGGGGTCCCCGGTCCCGGGGTTGCGGGATGGCCCCGCCGCACCTCGTGCCTCCGTGTCGCCCCGCAGGAGGATGTTCCCGGTGCTGAAGGTGAGCGTGTCGGGGCTGGATCCCAACGCCATGTACTCTTTCCTGCTGGACTTCGTGGCGGCCGATGGGCACCGCTGGAAGTACGTGAACGGGGAGTGGGTGCCGGGCGGGAAGCCAGAGCCGCAGGCGCCCAGCTGCGTCTACATCCACCCCGACTCGCCTAATTTCGGCGCCCACTGGATGAAGGCGCCCGTCTCCTTCAGCAAAGTCAAACTCACCAACAAGCTTAACGGCGGCGGGCAGGTAAGCACCGGCATAGGCACCGGGACGTGTCGGTCAGCGGGGCTGAACCGacccgtcccgtcccgtcctTGCGGGGCGGTGGGTCCTGCTAAGCCCCCTGCTCGCTCACCCTCTCCTTAAAGCTCGTTTTCATACTGCTGTTATCAAACGTGCTGGGGTGGGTCGCGCTTTCACCTCcatcttcccccccccccccccaacttcATTCCTTCAGGAGACTTGCTCTTTCTACCGAAGATGAGTGCCTTTTATGACTTGCCTTTTCGGGAGTCTCTTTCTGATCTGAATAATGCCAACGATGTTGTAGATAAATCCTTCTGGCTAGCATATCACTGATGCATTAGTGACTCTGCAAGCACCTTATCAAGTAACAGGGATAAGGATAACTATGCACAAAGTCGTGGTCTCTGTTCTCAGTGCACTTCTTCTCTTACAGTGTAAGTTTTAGGGTTTATTCATAcctcttgcttttttcttttagatacTTTAAAACCTGTGTGCTCTCTGTACCTGCCAGCATCTACCACTATTCTGTCCCTGCTCACCTGCTCTGTCCGCTTGCTCACAGATCATGTTGAACTCCCTGCATAAGTATGAGCCAAGGATTCATATAGTGCGAGTGGGTGGCCCACAACGGATGATCACCAGCCATTCCTTCCCAGAGACCCAGTTTATAGCCGTGACGGCCTACCAGAACGAGGAGGTATGCacagcagggaagaaaggaTGCCACTACCAGGAAGTTTTAAGTAGCTAAGTGCATGCTGCAGAGCAAAATAATGGATCTCTTTTCACgtttttcagttcttcctgtgacttttttttttaagctaaatataaaaaattgaattattgTATGTAAAAGCCGTATAAATGTGTTATGGCACAAAGTTCTGATCACTGTCTCAATATGTACTGCAAATTCATTGTAGGAGAGTAATTCTTAAAAGATTTTGTGGAGCAAACAACTATGATAAAAAGTATGGTTGCCATTTTCAGCTACACAGTGAAATATCTGGATGTGCCAGTTTTGGGACAGCCCTTTTTCTGTTAACCTAAATCTGCATCTATGTTGAATGAATCTGCAAACTACCAATCTTTCTGAGATTTCTTTGATATCTGTTCTGCTCTGGCTTGAAATGTGAAGATTTTTATAACTCTTTAGTGTAGCACCTTTCTTAGGTGTTTCCTTAGACGATTAATTAACCCGGGCAATTCAGTCTCTTAGAATTTGGCAGAGAAACTAATTCCTAGCCCTTTGATACTACTTCAGACCTTAACGAGCTGTTTATTTGACGTCTATAGGTTGCTATTATGGCCctacttttatttcttaaaaagtcAGTGATTTTTACCAACTTCAGTGGATAGGCCTAATTCAAATCCTAATGTCAGTGTGATAATGAATGGTGATACTTGTAAATAAAgatatttgttgttgtttttagatcacagctttaaaaattaaatacaatccGTTTGCAAAGGCATTTCTTGATGCAAAAGAAAGGTGAGAgctcttaatttaattttaaagcatggATTTTTAACGTGGATTTGTAGAGGCATATTCTTGACTAATACAACACGGTTTCTTTTATAGAAGTGATCACAAAGACATGATGGAGGAAGTGGGAGACAATCAGCAGTCTGGGTATTCACAGTGTACGTTTAGTTTCATTACATATCATGAGCATAACTTTGATTTCTTCCATCTCATCTGTTACATTAAGCAAAACTTTGAGACTGCTGTTTGCTGGCTGGTTTGTTAGTTCATAGGGAGAATAGTATTAACAGTCCTTGTGATTGTGGTTCGTGCAGGTTTATGATTGTATAAACATTATGATCTCTGTGGTTAAGACTTCTTTTCTTACGTTCAAAGTAATTTAATAGAATCTTGCAATTGCCTTCATGTCCAAAAAGACGACTGCCTTTGTATATAAGGACAGCAATGTTCACGTGGATACGGAGACAAAAGTTTATTTCGTAGAATTATTGAAACAGTACTTATGGTTTAAGTATTCTAAGAAAAATATGGGCATTTGCCTAAAGTTTTTTCAGATGATTAAAAAGCATTAGTGTTTTAATGATTTCTGTTTTAACAGATAATTGACAAAACAGTGCAACCTATAAAGGGGGCGAGTTGATTTGCAgtaggaattattttctttcagagaaaatacttaatttttaagagGAGTTCTTAGCAGTCTGAGAAACTTCAGAGCTTAGCTATAGATTGAGTTCAAAGAgcaatttaaaactgaataacATGCTAACAATTACTGAGCAAACACTACCTACATATGGGAGGGCTTaacaatttctgtgtttctttacTGTGATTGTAATGaaatggtaatttaaaaaataatgttggCTTGACACAGGGCTTCTTTTAAGctgttgtttctcttcctgcctggctgcattACATAGCTCTCTCACAGACCTCTTGCTTCCCCCCAGTAGGTAGTTGGCTTATTCCTGGGACTGGAACTCTGTGCCCACCTGCCAATCCTCACGCCCAGTTTGGAGCCCCCCTTTCACTCTCCCCTGCTCACAGCTGTGAAAGGTACTCATCACTGAGGAACCACCGTCCTGCCCCCTATGCCACCCCCTACACCCATAGAAACAACTCACCAAGTAAGTCTGATGTTGCAGCTCCGTAAAAAGGTGGGAGATGAGCCGAGGGATTTGAGCTTTGAGCAGAGGCATCGAGTGTGATGCCCCAGAAATTAAGGTCGCTAAGTTGCTCAGTTTGTGCAGAGGGCTTGGGGTCAGCATTGTGAAGAAAAGGGGGTGATGGGTACATGTCTTCAGTCTCTTTATGATGGAAAAATTGTCCCCTGGTAATTGATCGGGTTATGTTGTGCTGGCTTTGCGTTGTGCTCTTGAGTTCTTTAAACCATTCAGCttaaacttactttttttctttttaaagtttgaaaataAGGACTTTAATGATTATTTATAGGCAATACACTGAAATGAAGATGTATGTCTGGTTCTGTTAGTATCACTTATTATTAACACATAATAATTGAGGGCCTGATTATGTTAGTTTCAGTTGCCAGTAGCTGTAGTTAATGTCTGTGCCATGActgcataaaaagaaataatatggAGCTGAGTAAATTGCAGAGCTATCAAAAGTTGGGCTCAGAAATAGGCAAATATCTTAAGGCTTAGTGTCTCAAGCACTAGATACTTAAGGGAGAAAAGAGCCtttttgaagtgattttttttttttttttaaatatgttttctttcttctcacaaAGAATGGTTACAATTTTTGCCTTTAAGGCTGTGTGGATATTGTAGGTTcccataaaattatttaatattttgaattatgAAGTAATACACAGGCTTCTAGATGCAGCCTGTCCAATCTCATATGTAGCTTTGTAATTCATTTGGAAGTGAAAAGCTAGCTTTCTGTGAACTTTTCTTGCATCATGGAAGTTTCATGCAagttttgtaatttaaataataaaagaagaaaacacctCTGGTGTTCCTTCTTGACCCCTGGTCCTCAGCAAGGAACCTCTTCTTCACTTAGGCAGCTGCCACAGCAACTTCTTTCTCACTATGGATGGTTGTATGGGATTCCTTTTATAGCTTCCTAGTGCCTCCGCTGTATTGGCCAGCCAGTTTTGGTCACAAGCTGAGTAGTCTAAGCCACAGTCCAATCACTCCTAATGGTGCCCAAGGTGGACTTCAAAGCCCATGGCAACTCAGCTCAAAACTGGTATGTGTAATTCAGTGATATGCTTGTTATCCAGGTCTGCCAGAGTGTTACTGCTAGTGTAGGTGATGGAGATAAAGAAAGTGCCCTAGAAGGTCCCCAAGTGACTGCAATAGTGTCAATAAAGAGCCTGCCTCTTCCCACAGACTGAATAAAGAAGCATGGGCTAAATTAGCAGGTGGTTTGCAGATAGCTTTTTGCCTATAGCTCCTTCACAGAAATAAGACTTTACAGTTGTGAACTGAGCAAAACAGCATGTCAGGGCAATGCCACTGAAAGGTTGAGCTTGACGCAACTGGTTgcagctccattttttttcttctctgtgtgggtaattctgtctttttcttttttcaaggtAGTAGTTGAGGGAGGTGGTTTAAAGCTATAGATTGCATTTAAATACAAGATTATGTGGCCTGATTCTAGTGTGTTTAAGtgattatttgttttctcagcagCCTATGCTGATAACTCCTCTACCTGCCTATCCATGCTGCAGTCCCATGACAACTGGTCTTCTCTAGGAGTTACTACACACACAACGATGCTGCCCATGAGtcacagcactggcacagctaCCAGCTCCAGGTAGGATTCTGTCCCTCAACAGCCCTCAAATTGATGTCTTAGTACTTTCTAGGAAGAGGGGGCTGAAAAAGGAGATAGTCATCAGCAAATTAGAAATCCCTATGGCCACATGTGAATTGTTAGTTCTCTGTGGGGCACTGAGAAGGACTATTCACAAGGTAAACAGAATtgaagaaacaaattttttttttaatgttttggttttggaaatGTAGTTACTTGTGACAGCAATGTTTGATAGATTAAGGATTGAAAATCACTTAGACAATTGAATACATTGAATTTGAGGATGCTTTCTGAAGTTTCATCTGCTTTCAGCATAATggtgttttaaaaagtttattttttttatttctttcattttgccCAGTAACTGCTTCTTTCTTATTAAACTGCTTGGGATCAATAGGTAGAAAGTGTAATGTAGTATTATACATCGGAACTTTACTTTTACTCATAATGTTTCTCTTTAATCatcctggtttttttaatgtttaggTGTGTTCATGTATAGTTAGAGGAGAGACAGTGCAGAGGCTCTAGTGTCCTGAtgaagcttttttccttccaagcaGCCCTTTCTGTAGTATCTGTGTGATCTGCAGTCTGGCGCTTCCCCTTCTAACGTGAGCTGATGAACAAGGAGGGCTGAGTTGCTTTATGGAGGCATCCATCCCTGTCTGACTACAGAGGCACCCAAGGGACTCCATCAGACTCATGGCAGTGTATTCAAACCTGCCTGCCTCCAACAGCTGCTGTGTCCAGCCACCTCCACCATGTGCCTTTCCCCCTAATGCCATCATGGCTCAGGAATCAGCTCTCAAACCTCTGCATTTTTCAGCCAGCCTGTTCATTCCTCAACTTGGCTTGAAATTGGCTAGTATACCTAGTGCTGGAACCTGCTGTTGGAAAACAGGGAGGTTAGATTTATTTGTGAGGTGCCATGAACACGAATCCTGCCTGGGGGTCTTTCCTACCTCGCAGTGGCTGGGGACTGCTTAGTGAATTCATCATCTCCAGCAAATTGCCCCAGCTTGGGCTCTGTGTTGTGACCTGAGAAACTGCCAGCAGGCACTAGAGTCGCTAATAACTTGTTTTGTTTATCACTTTCCCTCTTTCAGTCAGTACCCCAACTTATGGTCTGTGAGTAACAGCACCATCACACCGGTGTCTCAGTCAAG contains these protein-coding regions:
- the TBXT gene encoding T-box transcription factor T isoform X5; translated protein: MSSPGPEGAGKPPQYRVDHLLSAVESELQAGSEKGDPTERELRVALEDSDLWLRFKELTNEMIVTKNGRRMFPVLKVSVSGLDPNAMYSFLLDFVAADGHRWKYVNGEWVPGGKPEPQAPSCVYIHPDSPNFGAHWMKAPVSFSKVKLTNKLNGGGQIMLNSLHKYEPRIHIVRVGGPQRMITSHSFPETQFIAVTAYQNEEITALKIKYNPFAKAFLDAKERSDHKDMMEEVGDNQQSGYSQCSWLIPGTGTLCPPANPHAQFGAPLSLSPAHSCERYSSLRNHRPAPYATPYTHRNNSPTYADNSSTCLSMLQSHDNWSSLGVTTHTTMLPMSHSTGTATSSSQYPNLWSVSNSTITPVSQSSGMSNGLSSQFLRGSPAHYTALPHPVTATSSASPLYDGGAPTDLPDSQYDASTHARLASTWTPVTPPSM
- the TBXT gene encoding T-box transcription factor T isoform X3 — translated: MSSPGPEGAGKPPQYRVDHLLSAVESELQAGSEKGDPTERELRVALEDSDLWLRFKELTNEMIVTKNGRRMFPVLKVSVSGLDPNAMYSFLLDFVAADGHRWKYVNGEWVPGGKPEPQAPSCVYIHPDSPNFGAHWMKAPVSFSKVKLTNKLNGGGQIMLNSLHKYEPRIHIVRVGGPQRMITSHSFPETQFIAVTAYQNEEITALKIKYNPFAKAFLDAKERSDHKDMMEEVGDNQQSGYSQLGSWLIPGTGTLCPPANPHAQFGAPLSLSPAHSCERYSSLRNHRPAPYATPYTHRNNSPTYADNSSTCLSMLQSHDNWSSLGVTTHTTMLPMSHSTGTATSSSQYPNLWSVSNSTITPVSQSSGMSNGLSSQFLRGSPAHYTALPHPVTATSSASPLYDGGAPTDLPDSQYDASTHARLASTWTPVTPPSM
- the TBXT gene encoding T-box transcription factor T isoform X1, with the protein product MSSPGPEGAGKPPQYRVDHLLSAVESELQAGSEKGDPTERELRVALEDSDLWLRFKELTNEMIVTKNGRRMFPVLKVSVSGLDPNAMYSFLLDFVAADGHRWKYVNGEWVPGGKPEPQAPSCVYIHPDSPNFGAHWMKAPVSFSKVKLTNKLNGGGQIMLNSLHKYEPRIHIVRVGGPQRMITSHSFPETQFIAVTAYQNEEITALKIKYNPFAKAFLDAKERSDHKDMMEEVGDNQQSGYSQLGSWLIPGTGTLCPPANPHAQFGAPLSLSPAHSCERYSSLRNHRPAPYATPYTHRNNSPTAYADNSSTCLSMLQSHDNWSSLGVTTHTTMLPMSHSTGTATSSSQYPNLWSVSNSTITPVSQSSGMSNGLSSQFLRGSPAHYTALPHPVTATSSASPLYDGGAPTDLPDSQYDASTHARLASTWTPVTPPSM
- the TBXT gene encoding T-box transcription factor T isoform X4; the encoded protein is MSSPGPEGAGKPPQYRVDHLLSAVESELQAGSEKGDPTERELRVALEDSDLWLRFKELTNEMIVTKNGRRMFPVLKVSVSGLDPNAMYSFLLDFVAADGHRWKYVNGEWVPGGKPEPQAPSCVYIHPDSPNFGAHWMKAPVSFSKVKLTNKLNGGGQIMLNSLHKYEPRIHIVRVGGPQRMITSHSFPETQFIAVTAYQNEEITALKIKYNPFAKAFLDAKERSDHKDMMEEVGDNQQSGYSQCSWLIPGTGTLCPPANPHAQFGAPLSLSPAHSCERYSSLRNHRPAPYATPYTHRNNSPTAYADNSSTCLSMLQSHDNWSSLGVTTHTTMLPMSHSTGTATSSSQYPNLWSVSNSTITPVSQSSGMSNGLSSQFLRGSPAHYTALPHPVTATSSASPLYDGGAPTDLPDSQYDASTHARLASTWTPVTPPSM
- the TBXT gene encoding T-box transcription factor T isoform X2, whose translation is MSSPGPEGAGKPPQYRVDHLLSAVESELQAGSEKGDPTERELRVALEDSDLWLRFKELTNEMIVTKNGRRMFPVLKVSVSGLDPNAMYSFLLDFVAADGHRWKYVNGEWVPGGKPEPQAPSCVYIHPDSPNFGAHWMKAPVSFSKVKLTNKLNGGGQIMLNSLHKYEPRIHIVRVGGPQRMITSHSFPETQFIAVTAYQNEEITALKIKYNPFAKAFLDAKESDHKDMMEEVGDNQQSGYSQLGSWLIPGTGTLCPPANPHAQFGAPLSLSPAHSCERYSSLRNHRPAPYATPYTHRNNSPTAYADNSSTCLSMLQSHDNWSSLGVTTHTTMLPMSHSTGTATSSSQYPNLWSVSNSTITPVSQSSGMSNGLSSQFLRGSPAHYTALPHPVTATSSASPLYDGGAPTDLPDSQYDASTHARLASTWTPVTPPSM